The genome window GGCGGAGCGCACACCGTGCTGCTGTCGGCGCCCGGCAAGAACGCGGACGCCACCATCGTCATGGGCGTCAACGACGGGACGTACGACCGTCACCGCGACCGGATCGTCTCTGCCGCCTCCTGCACCACCAACTGCGTGGCCCCGATGGTGAAGGTGCTGCACGAAGCCTTCGGTATCGAGCGCGGTGTGATGACCACCATCCACGGCTACACCAACGACCAGGCCCTCATCGACGGCCCGCACAAGGACCTGCGCCGGGCCCGCTCGGCAGCCCTGAGCATCATCCCGACCAGTACGGGCGCCGCCCGCGCCGTAGGGCTCGTGCTGCCGGAACTGGCGGGCACGCTGGACGGGATCGCCGTCCGGGTGCCGGTCGAGGACGGCTCGCTCACCGACCTCGCCGTGGTGCTGCGCCGCCAGGCGAGCGCGGACGAGATCAACGAGGCGTTCGCCACGGCCGCCGCCGGGCCCCTGCACGGCATCCTGCGCGTCTCCAAGGCCCCGATCGTCTCCCGCGACGTCATCGGCGACCCCGCCTCCTGCGTCTTCGACCCGGCGCTCACCCAGGCCAACGGGACGCTGGTGAAAGTCTTCGGCTGGTACGACAACGAGTGGGGCTACACCAACCGGCTCCTCGACCTCACCGCCCTGGTCGCCGGGGAATGATCACACCCCGGAAGTGACCGGTGCCGCCGATCATCTGTCACCAGGCACCAGGTACCGGCGTTCGCACCGGGAGGGGCAACGTGCCTCCGGCATACGGGGGAGCGCCTGCGTGTCTCCCCCTGCGGAAGACGGCGTCCCGCTGTGCTGGGCGTCCGTGCCTCACGGTCACCGGGCGCACCCGGCTCCATGACACCGTCGCCGACCACGTCGTACCCGCTGCCACCCGGACCTCGCCCGTGAGCGCGCCGACCTGTTCCCAACGAGGCTCAGCAGAGGCAGAGAGGGACGCGGAGATCGATGCAGCCGTGCGCCGACAGGGTGGTCATCGGGATCGGCAACGAGTTCCGGCGTGACGACGGGGTCGGGTGGTCCGTCATCGCGCTGCTGAGGGAGCGCGCCGAACAGCGGCCCCTGCCCGGCGGCACGGTGCTCGCGCTGTGCGACGGGGACCCCGGCCGGCTGATCGCCCTCTGGGAGAACGCCGTTCTCACGGTCGTCGTGGACGCCTGCT of Streptomyces phaeolivaceus contains these proteins:
- the gap gene encoding type I glyceraldehyde-3-phosphate dehydrogenase; this translates as MTVRVGINGFGRIGRTYLRAALDRAEAGTQDVEVVAINDITSPATLAHLLEYDSTFGHIGREVAHDDSSITVDGRRIAVTAERDPAALRWSDHGADVVVESTGRFRDRDSAALHLKGGAHTVLLSAPGKNADATIVMGVNDGTYDRHRDRIVSAASCTTNCVAPMVKVLHEAFGIERGVMTTIHGYTNDQALIDGPHKDLRRARSAALSIIPTSTGAARAVGLVLPELAGTLDGIAVRVPVEDGSLTDLAVVLRRQASADEINEAFATAAAGPLHGILRVSKAPIVSRDVIGDPASCVFDPALTQANGTLVKVFGWYDNEWGYTNRLLDLTALVAGE